The genomic region CTGGGGACCCGCGCGTCGGGCGGGAGCGGTCGTCGATGGAGCGCCAGGACCGCGGCGACGGCCCCGGACGCTGTCCTTCCCCGACGCACGCCCGCGCTTCCCCAGGGACCCCCGGAGGAGCGTGGGAAACGCCGTGTCCGGGCTGGGGACCGCACcgcggccgggggtggggtgtCGCCAGGCCCGGGCCGGGGCCGCCGTCCTCCGCGCGCTTCGCGGGAGACGCGCGAGAACCGGGGTCGCGGGCGCCGTGCGGGTCCAGGCGGTGCGCTCGGCCTGGCGGGCGGTGGTCTGGGTGCCGCGGCGGACCGGGGCGGCGGCCCCAACCGCAAATCCCTGTTTCAGAAactctttcttttcctacatTTAGCGGTTTGGGGCTGTTAATACGTGTGCGGTTGAGccgttttcttttgttttctttcccaaagGACGGACCTTTAGCAAACATCTTTTCTCGGGGCGCCCGAGTGGCTCGGCGGGTGAGCGTCCGGCTCTTGGTTTCCGCGCAGGTCCTGATCTCGCGGACGGACAGGGCCCTGGGTCTGTCCACTCTGCGCGTGGCGCCTGCTtaggatgctctctctctctctctacccctccctcctgctccccctcttcctccccctgctctcacacTCTcgtgctctctttaaaaaaaaaaaaaagaaagaaagaaagagagaaaggaagaaatatcttttctcattggAATATTCTAGGACAGGTGTCAGAGTGGGGCTGTGATAGTCCCTTAACTTTTTTCTAAATCAAAGCTGAAATTCAGctcatttttctcttgattaCTTATGACAGTGAGACACAAAATAACTCATTAAAATAACACTCGCGACCACGCCTAGGGTGCCTTCAATCAGCATGTTCTGgtaccttctctcctctcatttctGAGGTGGGTGTTGTGGACCCCTTTACTCCTACATTAGTTCACACCCCCAGACCACCCAGCTGCTGAGAGAGACACAACTAGGGGGTCAAGGTCAGTCTGATCCACTTTCAGTGCTCTTTGTCCTAAAAATTTCAGCCACTGCAACCagcaaaaattatttcataaaaggtGAAAAACAGCTGCAAAGCATGCGAGTTGGGGagttggtttgcttgtttttatttctcaggaaTCTTGCATTCTGGGTGAAGTACGAGTCAGCGAATCACAGGAGGGGATAAAGGTGAGGAGGAGGCGACACCAGGGGTCACACAGAGTCTGGGAGGTCATTGTGAGCGTGTGTGCACTCTCCCTTGGCCCTGTCCTGTGTGCGTGTCCAGGTGCAGTGCCCAGGGATCTGGCATTGAGCTGACGGGAGCATATGCCATCAACCGTCTCCGGGACCAGCCAGTTAATACCAGTTTATATTACCGATTTGTATTACACTTTTGGCCAAAACCTCTTTTCCAGGCTCCCGTGGACCCTCCCTTCTGACAAATGGGCAACGACTGCTCCAGCCCCGGGAGCGTTCTCTCACTTCTGTCTCACTCATGTCCATGACGCTTCGGTGCCTTTTCTCCCCACAGATGATTCACTCCCTGCACAGGGCCTCTTCGTGAGATGGTGAATTCTGCTTCAGCTCCTCCCTGCCCCGGGATGCCGACTGTGACCAACATGATGATGcttgaaacagagaaaggaacatTTTGAACTATAGGATATAAACACTCCCCATTTTGGAGTGTTTAGGAGAAAAATACTCCAAAAATTTGGACTCTTCCTCACACCGTAAGTGTCCGTGTCAGGGTAGATTTCTGTAGCTAAGGGTGTGactcagctcttggtttctgtgaGCAACACCTTTTCAAATGAAGACCCTGAAGTCACCGCGGATTATCTGCACAAAAGCATCTGGCTCCTTGGAGAGATTCGCAGAGAAACAGTCTGCAAGGAACAGCTTGacaagcaggaaaaacaaaaccagttcgGAAGTTTAGACGTGCTGCCCTGTACTCTCACTGCCCAGTCCTTTCTAAGAACAATGGTTGCTTCCGGAACAGCCCAGAAGGACCTCTGAAAGAAGGGCACCCGGCCCCTCCGTCTGCACTCTCAGCTCGCCTCTCCCCATGGCTTTGGACCTCATTCAGACTCAAGACATCTCTAAACTAAGTCTGGGCCACCTGCCAAGCCAGAGTTCACAGTACCTGGATTTCTCCTCTCAGCCTGTTGCAGACAAGGACATTTTGACAAAGTTGTGGTGTAGAAAAGGGTTGAAAGTTTTCAACCAAAAGCTGCCTTCCCCAACCTCAGGCTTCTTGCTTTCCCTCCCGTCTTGCCCCAGGGCAGACTCATGTCCTGCTTGTCATCACCATCCCTGCCTCCAACCCTGGCATTACCGGTGCCTTTCCGCATGACCCCTTGCACAAGAGCTTTGGGGTGCTTGCCGTGCATATTCTCCTCCTCTTGAGGGTTTCCCACTGGCATGCTCCTGTCTGCGGGACTTCCCCCACAGGGGACCTGTGTTTCTGCTTCACTTTTCATAGCTGCCCAAGTCCTGGttctttgtcagtttttttcctgatgtGTCTCTGGGGCATAAACAGTGCTTGGTGTCTAGCAGTTGCTCAATAAACGcttggctaattgaattgaattgaactaAGGCCCGTACCTTTCCCAGAGCTCCTCTGTCTGGGTTTCTGGCCCCTTGAAAGATGAACACTTCCTCCCCTAAGGTTGGAGAGGCTCAGAAGGGTCAGCCCTTCCACTGTCCTTCAGCCTTCCCAGGAGGCTTTCCAGGGCATGGAAAGCCTTTACTTTCCTCGAGGTTGTTCAGCTGACCAGGATTCTGAACAACTTCACCCCCAACTCAGGAGAATCTCTGGCTGCCTAAGCCTTGTGGGATAAAGTCCAGAGTGCATTAATAATTAAATGTCTCGGGGCCTGCTTAGCTTCAGGCTGTCTGTGCCACGTGCCACATACTCATCTAATCACaacagttctaaaattttattataccatttaatgagcaccccccaaaatgaaatacttaggtataaacataacaaaatatgtacaaggtCTATGTGAGAACTACAAAGTGCTGttgaacaaaattaataaatgggagagatataccatgttcgTGGATAGGAAGACTCAGTGTTGTCAAGACATCAGTTCCTCCCAACtctagattcaatgcaatcccagtcaaaatcccagcaagttattttgtgggtATTGACAAATGgattctaaagtttatgtggaggcaaaagacccagaataaccaGCACAGTactaaagaagaacaaagttgcaAGACGAACACTACCCAACTCGAAGACTCAACGATAAAGTTGCAGTGATTAAGATAGCACAGTGTTGGTGTCAGAATAGATGAATacatcaatgcaacagaataaagaactcaGTAATACacccacataaatatagttaactcatctttgacaaaggagcaaaagcaatacaatagaacaaagatagtcttttcaacaaatggtcttggaAGACTAgaacatccacatgcaaaaaatgaatcgAGAAATAGACCTTATACCTTTTACCAAAACTAACTCAAAACTGATCCcagacataaatataaaatgcgAAACTATAAAGCCCCTAGAAGATAAGATAAGAGAAAACTGACAGGACCTTGGGTGTtgtgatgactttttaaatacaaCACGAAAGGTATGGTCCTGAAAGAAATCACTGATACGCTGGGCTTCATTTGAAGTTAAACATGCCCGCTCTCCGAAAGAcagtgtcaagagaatgaaaagagaaaccacagtccaggagaaaatattttcacaagaCACAGCTGATAAGGAACTGcccccaaatatacaaagaactcttaaaagtcaacaataagaaaacaaacagctagtttaaaaatggaccaaaggctttaacagacacttcaccaaagacaATACACAGATGTCAGATAAGtggatgaaaagatgctccatgtcCTATGTCAGGAgggaaactgaaattaaaatgttggCACCACtaacacacctattagaataggTGAAATCTGGAACGCTGGCAACACCAAATGCCGGTGAGGAAGCGGAGCAAGAACCCTCGCCCCCAGTTGGGGGGAATGCAGAAATGGTGTGGCCACTTCGGATGATTCGGGgggtttcttacaaagctaactCATTCTAACTATTCTTACCATATCATCCAacaatcacactccttggtatttacccaaagccgTCGAAAGCTTATGTCCACAtgaaaacctgcacacagatgttggTAAAGGCTTTATTGATAACtgccaaaacctggaagaaaccaagatgtccCACAGccggagaagagagaaatggacgCCTCCAAACCATGAGTTACTCAGTGCTAAGAGAAATGAGCGATCAAgtcataaaaaaaatacagaggtaaGCGAAATACATATTGCCAAGGGCGAGAAGCCTGTCTGGAAGCCTTATACTCTGTAGTATTATGGCTGTGTGGCGTTCTGGAAAAACCCAAACCGTGTGGACAGGACAAAGatcggtggttgccagggcctgggggaatGAGGGGtgacaggcagagcacagagggtttcttagggcagtgaaactactctgtagaACAGGGCAGGGTGGAAACCGCTGTTCTACATTTGTCCAAAGGTATAGAATTTACAACCTCATGAGTAAACCGTAGTGTAACCTGCGGACTCTGGGTGGTTACGACATGTCAATATAGATTATGAATTTGTGACCAGTGTCccctctggtgggggatgttgatagtgagaggggctgtggggggcggggtgtaTGGGAAACATCTGCTTTCTGTTCCGTTTTGCTAGGAACCTAAAATGGCTCTGGAAAcatggttaattaaaaaaaaaaaaaaaagacacctagtATATATTTGGCTCTAAGACATTGAGGTTCAGTATGTAAATCAGACTCCTAACGCTCCCCCTGCTGTCTGTTGTCCCTCCTGACCCGTGTCACACACCTTTAGTGGAGTCGGCGATTCACACGTTAGTTCACGTGTGCTTGGGTTCCCCAGAGATCTGGTGAGAATCCCTTtggcgtcaggctctgtgctaggcaccgGGGCCCGGCAGTGTGGGATGAGGCCCTGCTTTGGTGGGGCCTATATTCTGCTGAAGGAGGCAGACATACGCAGGTCCTCAAGCAAGGAGAAGGGCAGGATAGTGCTAGAGGTAGTCAAGAcgagagcagggagagaagggtgaGGCTCTGGGCTTGGCTCTTGGCCattcagggaaggcctctctggaGAGACCCCCCGGGAGTGCTGGTGTAGATGTCATGGAGGGGGCCTCATTATCCCCAGCTACCAGTCTCAGGGCTAGACGCACCTTCCCCTCATCTTTTATCTCTTCTGCTGGCTGTCCGTCACAGTCGGCGGCACTTCTGTTGAAAACGCATTACTCCTTGTTTACTGTACTGTTCCTCCAACACCCCAGCTGCCATTTGCCCCTACTCCATAGTAAGCTCACAGTCTTCCTGGGCTCCCCAAAGATGCACCCTCACCTCTGGGGGAAGCGTGCCAGGAAACTACATTTTATCCAAGGGTACTTGTGAAGCCCCCAAGTTAGCATTGAGGAGTATGATAGTAGATCCtccaatgcaaaaaaaaaaaaaaaaaaaatggagcccaACTCCATCAGGATAGACACCGACTTCAATGAATGGCTTATGTTGAATTATGGCCCATTTTCAATTAACTGGGTCACCCATGAGTTTTCAAGCCTTGACTCTATATTTTCTTATAGACGCCCCAGAGTGGTAATGACTCAGGCCCTAGCAAAAATGAACACAGAGATTTTCAGGACTGAATTACCTCCACTAGCCTCAaggcattttttcatatatatattttttcaaatacaatGCCCAGTGCATAGCCAGTCAGGCAAATCTCCCTAATCTAGAACCAGGAAAAAAGCTTGAAAATTTCAGACAAGTTGTAATCAGCCGATGTAGACTGTTAACTAGCTAGACTAATTACGATTAACAAAACAAGAGGAGACTGTAAGATACCTTTAGTAaacagaaaattaggaaaaacaaCATAGCAGTTCTGAGAAATATCCAAATcacatttctagaaataaaaatgtgaccATAATAAGACTCAAAAGAACAGGTTTACCAGCGGATTAGATAGAGCTGAGTATGTGATTCGTGAACCGGAGAGTGAAGTCTGAAAAAGCTCAACATACTGCAGCCAGAGAAAcaaaggatggaaaagaaagggaaagacacCCGTGGAAGCAGAAGGGAAGTTCATTTCCAGAAATTTCCAGGCATTTCAACACGTTCAGTCTCCATCTGTGCAATAAATACGAAAAACACTCAACTTCGTTGTAAAGAAGCTAAATCTAGTTCTTCACAAGAAAATTTGAGAGGTCTCATTTAGCGTTTTATATGCTGTGGATCTTTGCAATGGAGAATTCAAGTGAGCAGCTGGGTGACTCTGCAGACCCACACAGACAGAACTGAGGGGTCGTGACTGTGGAACACAGCTGTTAGGAGGCCCCGGTTGTGCCGT from Mustela erminea isolate mMusErm1 chromosome 1, mMusErm1.Pri, whole genome shotgun sequence harbors:
- the LOC116597622 gene encoding translation initiation factor IF-2-like isoform X2, coding for MDPGSFLPAACGPPGRQDPRARPRPHEGSGQGRVSPGVRPPASASPRRRVPAGEQPGPARGGAWEGGGAAPGPPSGAVGVPPPGRAVGGTSWGRVARAGGAGDPRVGRERSSMERQDRGDGPGRCPSPTHARASPGTPGGAWETPCPGWGPHRGRGWGVARPGPGPPSSARFAGDAREPGSRAPCGSRRCARPGGRWSGCRGGPGRRPQPQIPVSETLSFPTFSGLGLLIRVRLSRFLLFSFPKDGPLANIFSRGARVARRAPVDPPF
- the LOC116597622 gene encoding translation initiation factor IF-2-like isoform X1, encoding MDPGSFLPAACGPPGRQDPRARPRPHEGSGQGRVSPGVRPPASASPRRRVPAGEQPGPARGGAWEGGGAAPGPPSGAVGVPPPGRAVGGTSWGRVARAGGAGDPRVGRERSSMERQDRGDGPGRCPSPTHARASPGTPGGAWETPCPGWGPHRGRGWGVARPGPGPPSSARFAGDAREPGSRAPCGSRRCARPGGRWSGCRGGPGRRPQPQIPVSETLSFPTFSGLGLLIRVRLSRFLLFSFPKDGPLANIFSRGARVARRMIHSLHRASS